GGCGGGGTCACCCGGTCCGTTTGATCGAAATGCGCCCATCGGTCTCGACGCCCGCCCACCAGAGCGGCGACCTCGCCGAGATGGTGTGTTCGAACTCGTTCCGCTCCGACAATCCGACGAACGCCGTCGGGCTGCTCAAACGCGAGATGGAGGCGCTCGACTCTCTCGTCATGCGGTGCGCGAGAGAGACGCGGGTTCCTGCCGGCGACGCGCTCGCCGTCGATCGCGCCGCATTCGCCTCCCGGGTGACGGGCGCTCTCGAGGGCCGAAGGGAGATCGAAGTCGTCCGCTCCGAGGTCGGCGAGATCCCGCCGGAGGGCATCGTCGTCGTCGCGACGGGTCCGCTCACATCGGATGCGCTCGCGCGCTCGATCCGCGAGCGACTCGGAACCGACGCGCTCTACTTCTACGACTCGATGGCGCCGATCGTGGCCGCGGACTCGATCGATTTCGAAAAGGTCTACTCCGCTTCCCGCTACGGCAAGGGCGGCGGCGACGATTACCTGAACTGTCCGATGACGCGCGGCCAGTACGAGGAATTCGTCGCCGACCTCCTTTCGGGCGAAACCGTGCCGGTGCACGACTTCGAGAAGGGGATCTACTTCGAAGGCTGCCTGCCGATCGAAGTGATGGCGGAACGCGGCGTCGAGACGCTTCGCCACGGCCCGCTCAAGCCGATGGGACTCGAGGATCCGCGCACGGGAAGGCGTCCCCATGCGGTCGTGCAGCTCCGCCAGGACGACCTCGCGCGGGAGCACTTCAATCTCGTCGGCTTCCAGACGAAGCTCAAGATCGGCGAGCAGAAGAGGATCTTCCGGAAGATCCCGGGGCTCGAGAACGCGAACTTCGTCCGTTTCGGCATGCTGCACCGGAACACGTACATCCATTCGCCCGCGCATCTCGACCGGTTCTTCCGACTCCGCGACGAGCCGCGCCTCTTCTTCGCCGGGCAGATCACGGGGGTCGAGGGATACCTCGAGTCCGCGGCGACGGGGCTCTTCGTCGGACGCACGATCGCGCAGTTGCTCGAAGGGCGCGAGCCGT
This region of Thermoanaerobaculia bacterium genomic DNA includes:
- the trmFO gene encoding methylenetetrahydrofolate--tRNA-(uracil(54)-C(5))-methyltransferase (FADH(2)-oxidizing) TrmFO, coding for MSIIGGGFAGTECAWQLARRGHPVRLIEMRPSVSTPAHQSGDLAEMVCSNSFRSDNPTNAVGLLKREMEALDSLVMRCARETRVPAGDALAVDRAAFASRVTGALEGRREIEVVRSEVGEIPPEGIVVVATGPLTSDALARSIRERLGTDALYFYDSMAPIVAADSIDFEKVYSASRYGKGGGDDYLNCPMTRGQYEEFVADLLSGETVPVHDFEKGIYFEGCLPIEVMAERGVETLRHGPLKPMGLEDPRTGRRPHAVVQLRQDDLAREHFNLVGFQTKLKIGEQKRIFRKIPGLENANFVRFGMLHRNTYIHSPAHLDRFFRLRDEPRLFFAGQITGVEGYLESAATGLFVGRTIAQLLEGREPSPMPYETALGSLSRHCSERPKTKTFEPMNVTFGMIEDTSRDPLRDRTRRRERQVARALAAIEEYRLRSEAAADRLLTA